The Brachypodium distachyon strain Bd21 chromosome 4, Brachypodium_distachyon_v3.0, whole genome shotgun sequence nucleotide sequence CAAAGTTATTATGTCCAAGCATAGGGGTTATGCTTTCATCAACCATTCTTTCCATAGACTGCTAGATATGTTTGTGGACAGCTACCTGCTGCCATGGAAATGAAATATTTTATGTGATGTTTGAAAACAGAATTCATTGGCAAAATGACAAGCATCTTGTTTCATTATTATTAAGAGCATTAACATATTTCATAGCAATACAGATGCATATCGATGGCATATCTGATTTTCTTTAAATCTTATAGCAAAAAAGAAGGCTGTTAGTATGTTTACCCTTTCTCCTCTTTCAGAATTGATTTCCTCTATCTCAACCTTCATTTAAAAGATATGTTGGCATTACGATTTCCATAGAGTTAGCTTATATGGTAGTTTGACCTAATTTACCTTTTATTATTGTGTAAGGAAGTGCTGACAAATGTAATACTCTATGCAGCAACGCCCGCATCACCCAGTTAGGCCAATCCCGTCTCAACTCTGGTGCAAAAACTTTGGCAAGAAGGAGTACTGAAGGATGTACCAACTTGCTCGGAGAAGTCGTGTTCTTACCTTCTTTTGTCATAATCAGTGCTCAGCGATCAATGCTGGAAGAAGTATGCCACCATGAGCATATGCTAGATGCTTTATGTAACTCTTCTTCTGACTTCTGTTATCACACACAAGGAGTGCCTGTTTGGAATTCAAATAAACTCTGCATAAGCCTCTATGGATTTGCTTTAGGGTCTAATGCTCTGGATATAGACATTATCTGTTGTCCCTTTCGGTATCTTGTTGTATTTGAAGGTTGCTGGTTTCTTGCATTCCTGAATCAACCTGATTCCTGAAGTTATGCCTTGATTCGTTCCACAGATTTGTTCACTGAGTGTTTTGAAAGACTAAAAGTATCTCCTATTGCAAATATGTTTGCTTCTCTTACAGGTATGTGATGTGAGCATTTTGCCAGCaacacactttttttttttgtgcaagtCGAAGTTAATGAGATGATAAACTTGACGTCTAGCATTTGTAAATGAACAACAAAGACTACGGCTTAGTTTAGCATTGCTGAATTGTGCTGCTTTGAACTTATTTCATAATCTGCTGTTGAAAAATAAACACGAAAGCAAGAAAAAGCTGGTTAGCCAATCACGAAAATAGCAAAAAGCTGTTTGGAAAAGCTAGATTATCACAGCCCACCTCGATGCCAAACTCAGCCTACTTTTGAAAAagctgaagagaagggggGCAAACAAACATGACGTTCACCATTGTCTTCGAGGAACAAATAAAATCATGGATACACTTGATTTTGGAGCTAAACAGACAAGTTCACAATGAATGAGCTAGACTAGCTATAGAAGTAGAACTGGTCGGCGCCTCGGACGACATTGGCGGCGACTTTGCGGTAGCCTTCCTGAAAGTCCTCACGCGTGACGACGCTCCGGCGGGCACGGACGGCGCACATGCCGGCCTCACGGCACACGGCGTCGACCTCGGCGGCGCTCATGCCGTCGTCCCGGGCCGCCAGGTGATCTAGGTAGTCGACGCCGTCCCCGAGGCTCATCCCGGACGTGCACTTGGCGTACATCAGCCTCTTGTCCTTCCTCCCCGGCAGCGTGAACTCCACTTTCCGGTCCACGCGCCCCGGGCGCAGCAGCGCCGCGTCCAGCTCGTCGGGGTCGCGGTTGGTCGCCATGATCACGCTCACGCTAGCGGACTGATCGAAGCCGTCCATTTGGGCGAGCAGCTCGATCAGGATACGGTGCACCtcgcggtcggcggcggagtcgGAGTCGGCGCGGGACAGCGCGATGGCGTCGACCTcgtcgaagaagacgacggcgggggcgcgggcgcgggcggttCGGAAGAGGTCGCGCACCATGCGGGgcccctcgccgccgtggcAGTGCACGAGCTCGGAGCCGCTGACGGCGATGAATGTTGCCGACGCGCGGGcgcccgaggaagaagaagagacgtGGTGCGCCATGGCGCGGGCCAGCATGGTCTTGCCGGTGCCGGGCGGGCCGTGCAGGAGCACGCCGCGCGGCGGGTCGATGCCGGCGCTGGCGAAGAGCTCCGGGTGCGTCAGCGGCAGCTCGATGGCCTCGGGCAGCTCCCGCTTCTGCTGCTCGCAGCCGGCCACGTCGGCGTAGGTGACGCTCGGGCTCTCGGAGACGAGGGGCGAGGCCCAGGCCGCGTCCCGGGCGGGGAGGACGTCGAGGAGGGTGGGCGCCCTGGCGGAGTCGCGCAGCGCGACGTTGGCCCCGGGCGTGAGGAGCGCGCGGTcgacggcgccgaggacgggcACGCACAGGGCCCTGTCGTCGCCGAGGCtgacgacggcgcggcggtcCTCGTCGTCGATGACCTCGAGGAGCTGCGCGACGATGTCGGCGCGGCCCGTCGTGGCGTGCGAGTAGAGCTCCTCCAAGGAGCGCGCCAGGCTGCGGAGCTCGGCGGTCTCGAGGCgcgcggcctcctccctgcGCTCGAGCATGGCGTGCTCCATGTCCAGGTCCGCGTTGGGGCCACCCGaggaggagccgccgccggcgtagAGGTCTTCCAGCAGCTCCGAGGTTATCGGCGGCGGATGGTAGTCCAACGGCAACAGATCGTCTTCGACCGCGTCGCCGTGCCTCTGCTGCACGTGGAGACACGACGGTGCCGCTGGTTTGGCCATCGTCAGTCAATCCACTGCTGGTTCGCCGGCGGGTCTGTTTGCGCGGACTGGCTGAACGTGGGAGCAAGCACTAGGATATATATGGACTAAACAGCGGGGTCGGGGTCCAAGTCGGAAGCCTAGCAGGCTAGTGGATGCCCCAAGCTAGTCCGAAGAACACGCgcgttcctttttttttttttttttttttggcctgCACACCTAGTCCCCATCCGGATTCGAACGTCCTATTTATATCCCCCGCGGCTAAGTCTTTCGACCCCAAATCCCTAATCCCCAAATTGACAGGTCCCGCCGGCGCAGAGCAGAACCGACCAAAGCCatcctcgcgccgccgctcggaACGGttcccgcctccgccgcctcatcGCATGGACAACTACCCCCGCAACAACCCCCCGTGGACCTACGACGACTCCCAGGTTCGCCCCATCTCCTGCCCCTTCCTGATTACAACCCGCTTGAGAGTTGATACTGCCACAATCTTAATTCATGGGGTTTTCTGGTTAATCTTTGCTTGAACTTGAGATTCTAAATTCATTCTCCTACTCCCCGTTCTAACTTCGTCGATCTTTTGGCTTGCATGCAGCCGTGGATCCCGTTCTTCTATCAGTCGCCGTACGACGCAAGAGCAGACGGCACTCCGGTTCCCGGGATCATGTACTACAGGCCACACCCTCCTCGCCAGCCGGAGCAGAGCC carries:
- the LOC100839334 gene encoding 26S proteasome regulatory subunit 6B homolog, whose product is MAKPAAPSCLHVQQRHGDAVEDDLLPLDYHPPPITSELLEDLYAGGGSSSGGPNADLDMEHAMLERREEAARLETAELRSLARSLEELYSHATTGRADIVAQLLEVIDDEDRRAVVSLGDDRALCVPVLGAVDRALLTPGANVALRDSARAPTLLDVLPARDAAWASPLVSESPSVTYADVAGCEQQKRELPEAIELPLTHPELFASAGIDPPRGVLLHGPPGTGKTMLARAMAHHVSSSSSGARASATFIAVSGSELVHCHGGEGPRMVRDLFRTARARAPAVVFFDEVDAIALSRADSDSAADREVHRILIELLAQMDGFDQSASVSVIMATNRDPDELDAALLRPGRVDRKVEFTLPGRKDKRLMYAKCTSGMSLGDGVDYLDHLAARDDGMSAAEVDAVCREAGMCAVRARRSVVTREDFQEGYRKVAANVVRGADQFYFYS